GTAAAACAACAAAGACTCTTGTATTAATTTTGTGTAACCTTATCAAGAATCagaattatttcaaaatctgCAGCTAGCTATGTGTAAAGTTGAAGCACTACTGAAACTCCAACGGCTAGATGAGGCTCAAACAATACTAGCATCTGCCCCCAACATGGAACTATTACCAACATCTTTCTCACAGATTCGGTTTTTCGATATGATCTCCCAAGCTTACATATATTTTGTCAAATCTCGGATTGAGTTGGCTCTAGGAAGGTTAGATATTGATTGAATCTTGGTTTATTATTATGTTAATgagtgaaaaaaaaagtataacaaGCAGATGCCAAAACTCTTGTAGGTTTGAGAACGCAGTTACATTCACAGAGAAAGCTTCAGAGATCGATCCACGAAACAGTGAGATTAAAGCATTGTATAGAAACGTTAAACTGATAGTTAGGGCGCGTGACCGCGGTAACGAACTTTATGAATCAGAAAGATACACTGAAGCAATCGCAGCTTATACAGAAGGCCTCAAGTTtgatcaatacaatgctactctACTAGGTCATAGAGCAGAGTGTTTCTTTAAAGTTGGGTTTTGGGAGAGCTCTATAGAAGACTGTAACCATGCATTGCTCATTTTACCTAGTTACACAAAGATTCGTCGTCAAAGAGCTGCATCATACAGCAAGgtaacatctatatatatacagtatgtGGTATGACTTAGTTTTCGATCTTTTACTTGTTCTAAAAGCTTCTTCCTGTGAAACTGTTGTAGCTGGAGAGATGGGATGAAGCTGTGAGCGATTATGAAACCTTAAGAAAAGAACTATCTTATGACAGAGAAATAGCTGAGTCTTTGTTTCACGCTCAAGTTGCATTGAAGAGATCTCGTGGAGGAGTAGTTCTAAACATGGAGTTTGGATGTGAAGTTGAGGAGATATCTACCCTTGAAGAGTTCAAAGCTGCATTGACCCGTCCTGGTAAGTtatattttcaaacttgtctttACAGTCAGAGAACTCTCCTTACTAACTTGTTGTATATTTTCAAATGGTGGCAGGAGTTTCCGTTGTACTTTTTATGAAAGTCTCTGACCGACAATCCAAAGAGATGTCTGTTTTCATGGATGCATTATGTATTCGTTACCCATCTCTACATTTCCTCAAGGTAAATAACAAAAACtttgaacatatatatttatgtgaATAAGTAAAACTTATATGTGATGTTTCAATAGGTGGACATTGAGAGATGTCCTGGAGTAGGTGATGCAGAGAAAGTGAGAATTGTACCAACATTCAAGATTTACAAACTTGGGACTCGGATGAAGGAGATTGTGTGCCCAAGCAAGGAATCACTGGAGAGTTCAGTGAGGCACTATAGCCTTTAGCAAACTCTCTCAAACACGTtactattttcatttaaaaatgaggAAAACTTGTCAATAATCTCTCAAGAGTCTAGAGGATTAGGTTTACAGATTTGATTCATTCATTGCTCGGTTTAGGAGTCATTTGCACATACagaatttttttgttacttaaAGGTGATGGAACCATAGAAAATAAATAGAGAGAGACATTCATTCATGTTGTCAAAaacatttttgtgtgtttatggtTTTCCTCTAGAAAGAATGATTAAGGACGCGTGGTTAGCACTCGCTCCTGACTTGCATCTTTAGCAGGAGGAGTAGAGTGTGGGAACTGTATACCATAGATGTAGACGGAAGTACGTGCCGAATGTTTTAAATAGAACAAAAAACCGTGTCGTTTCCTCGCGCACCTCCCTTCTTTAACATCCCGGTTCGATTAATCATTCCTGCCGGTTACAGGGACCACATTTCAGGCTTTAAACGACGGGCATGCAAACTACACGTGTTGTAGAAACATATCAACAACTGTTAAATGATTCTGGTACTGCGAAAcagagaagagaaacaaaaagacaaacaaagataaaatttaatattcaatCACTGTCTCGGTTTTTTGTTTTCCACTTCAAGAAACAGAACCGTGATTAGTTTCACACAATgggaaaattataatattttttcaacggtggatacataaagtaaacTGTAATCTAAACCGTAATAACATTATTCTTAAAAAGGACAGATATAAAAGAAAGACACtcaaaagttttgttttttctttcagtGACTCAAACTCACTTAACCGGTGTTTTGCAATCCTGGAGCAATACCCTTCATGGTCAAGATGAGAGTATCCTCAAGACCAGGAGCGTATTCACTCGTCGGGTTAAGCGTAACGAGCTCTAGTGCTGATTTGCTTGATTGCATGATCTCTTTCGAAATGTGTGGTCGTAGAGTCACATTGTAGTTTTGATCACAGATTCTCTTCAGTGTGTAGGCTTGAAAGACATTCAGAGTTGTAATATAAGagtcacccagcctgagtttcAAGTAAGGGTCTCCTTCAAGAAGGTCCCTGTGTCCAGCAGTCTGCAAAAAAATGGATTTTAGTTATAACGAATACAAAACAGAGGACTCTGTTTTTGTTCTGTTGATACCTATAGGACGAGGCTCTTGGTTTCTTCAAAGTTGGTTCTGAGTTTCTCTCCAAAGGCCCATAAGTCTTTTGAGACGAGGAGCTTGTTATACAATGCAGCGATCCCAGGGTCTCCCTTGGCGAACACCATTTCAATAAAATCAATGATGACTCGGAAAAACGGCCAGTGTTTGTACATGTCTTGAAGCATGTGGAGGTTCCTCACATCTTTCTTGATAGCATACTTGAAAGCTGCTCCGAATCCTAACCATATAGGAAGATCTTGTTTGCGTCCAAGCAAAGATCCATGGGATTGCACTTAGAGATTCAATCCCACCGTTCGGTTTTCGCTTTCATGGTCTGCTTCCTATGTTCATACGTCCATACTCCAGCTCAAGTGTAGCctaacaaaaccaaaaccaaacggTTATAACACTTTGAACTATAAATCTTGGAGACAAATGTGAATTACTTACAAGGCGGAAGTACTCAAAATCGAGGTTCTTGGAAGACCACAGATCGATACTCCTCGGTAGCAACAACAGCCATTGCATCAAGCAAAGCACGCCACTCGGGTTTAGGTGAAACAGGAGGGTTCATCACATGCTCAAAAGTAGCAGCTGTGTAACGCTGAAGTGTTCTAAAACACAAGTGTTACTCTCCAAATGATTGCTCAATGACTTCACCTTGAACTGTAACTCGGAACAAACCATTAACTGTATCCGGGGCTGAGACAATATAGCGAGATGGGTGGGACCACCTCCTCTTCCGACCGTTCCTCCACGTCCATGGAGGAACATAGTCATCTTCACTCCATATTTCTTAGCAACTTTCACAAGCTCTTCTTGAGCTTTATTCAGCTCCCAAACAGCTGAGAGACGGCCAACGTCTTTCCCTAAATCAGAGTAACCAATCATAACCTCTTGTTTACCGTTAATACAGTTTATACCAGTCCGAAGGTAGAGACTTGCCTCAAGAAATCAAGAAGGGTTCCATCAGATATTGGACACCACATAAACATAGTGATCGGAAACATAACTCAAGAGGCTCCAAAGAACTGCgtaagtaaaacaaaaaacagtAAACACACATGTTATTAGAGTCATGCAACAACTTTAGTACATGTTTTggtcaaaagaaaaaacttagTACATGTTTCTTACCTGTTCCACATTGGTGAAAGTAGCTTCTTCAGGGATATCAGAGATTCTATTACTCAGCAGTTGACGAGAGCGCTCACGTGTGTGATTGAGTTTATCCCTCACATCACCAAGAATCACTCGGTATGGTTCAGTTGGAGGAATTGTCTTCTAGTACTCTACATTGAGTTCAAGAAAATATAACTTTGAGAATGAAAAGCAATGTCATTGTATACTTAATGTGTTTCCTTTATAACCATGCAAGAATCAAACATATGCAATGCTTTGCAGCATCTTTCCTTGAGTTCCTTTGGATTTCATCAGCTGCTACACGGAACTCATCAATGCAACGCCACATAGATAACTGtcaaggaaaaaaataatgaatcgAGAAGATCTTGTTGAAGGGAAACTATAAAAATGAGGAGATAGAAACCTCAAACATGAGATTCTCAATTTGGTTACAGTAGAGATTAGCTGCCATCATTCTAGCCAACAAGCACACATCTCTAGTGACCTCAGGTGTGACCCTTGGATTACCATCACGGTCACCACCCATCCATGAAGAGAACTGAATCAATGGTACATTGTAAGGAACACGTTCATCAATCCCAATGTTTTTAAGAGCTATGTCAACACGGCGAAGGAACTTAGGGACACCGTTCCAGATTGTCTCATGGAAATAGCTCATTCCAGCTCTCTTTTCATCTTGTGGTGTTAGTGGTGTTCTTCTAATCTCATATGTGCGGAATGCAGCTTGAATCTAAATAAAGAGTAGAAAGTTATAAATAATCCACTAATCAACATGTTAAAACTCAGTCAGGTTATGTTAATTCTTGAACTTTCTTAAAATCTTTGTGCACAATTAAAATGTCACATTTATTTGGCCGGACAAAATCCTTTAGGATTAAGAAAATTTCTTTAGGTAAATAAGGATATATGCAACCTTATCTGCCAAAGTGGTTTGCACtcctgatatatgtttaattctGAAAGTGAAGAAGAATTCCTTATAGAGTTCAAACTTTTTCATATATGTAGTAAAAGcttgttattgttttttttgtaaagacactatttttattaattgaGAATAATCTGTGACATTTTTCGGTTGTAATTATTATgagaaatacaaatatttatactaattacatatatatttatactagaGATGTTTCCTAAACTAGAtagatacaaatatatatgagtatcttatataataaatatactatattaACAATAATGTTTATGATCTCCTTGATTCCtctataatttttatcaaaaaaaaagagtagaaGTGGGATGATTCACGACAGCAAAGTGATCAGGTCATGGTAGTGAGTAGTGATAAACAACTAAACAAGTAAACATTATAAACAAACTTTATATGTTGCGATTTCATTTGACTTtacaacatataaattatttagcttacaaaaaaaaacatataaattatttttcttatgtcCTATTCTTTAAAATGTTCACCATTTcaaataacaatttaattaATAACAAGCATTATACGATTTTAAGTTGTGAAGGTAACTATAACAACGCCTTAAtccttttcatttttgtttcaaaatattagttttataccatttcaagacaaaaaaatttatctgaaatagaaaattacatttattttttcacatatgttaatgtattttatatggtaaaaAGGTtacataaaaattcaaaaaaaatcaccaaattATAAATCAGGTACATGTCCTGCTGGCCTTCTACTATATGTAATTATGTGCTAAAGATGTCATAATTAATTCCAATATAGCCCATAATAACGTAAGAATTAAAGAAGAGTTGTTATGAAATTGTTTGAAGGGATGTTCATTTGAGTTATGAGATAGCGTTTTGTTTGGCTtttcaaaacatatataaatcataTGGAAACATTAAATAACCATGGATCT
The Brassica napus cultivar Da-Ae chromosome A1, Da-Ae, whole genome shotgun sequence DNA segment above includes these coding regions:
- the LOC125575414 gene encoding phosphoenolpyruvate carboxylase 3-like, which encodes MVFAKGDPGIAALYNKLLVSKDLWAFGEKLRTNFEETKSLTAGHRDLLEGDPYLKLRLGDSYITTLNVFQAYTLKRICDQNYNVTLRPHISKEIMQSSKSALELVTLNPTSEYAPGLEDTLILTMKGIAPGLQNTG